Proteins encoded by one window of Methanomassiliicoccales archaeon:
- a CDS encoding DNA-binding protein → MNMDDAELEELRRRKLAELQRQQEAQAMAQEQQRQIEMQRQAIMRQILTPQARDRLSNLKMAYPEIARLVEDQLIGLVQTGRIQQQIDDSTLKEILRRVAPRKREIKIERL, encoded by the coding sequence ATGAATATGGATGACGCTGAACTTGAGGAACTGCGCCGCCGCAAATTGGCGGAACTTCAAAGACAGCAGGAGGCGCAAGCTATGGCGCAGGAGCAACAGCGTCAAATTGAAATGCAGCGCCAAGCCATTATGCGCCAGATACTGACTCCACAAGCACGAGATCGATTATCTAACTTGAAGATGGCATACCCTGAAATCGCTCGTTTGGTTGAGGATCAGCTCATCGGGCTGGTGCAGACAGGAAGAATCCAGCAACAAATAGATGATTCTACACTTAAGGAGATATTAAGGCGAGTGGCGCCCAGGAAAAGGGAGATCAAGATAGAGAGGTTGTGA
- a CDS encoding 50S ribosomal protein L31e produces MVEEEKIMNVPLKVTKASPRSKKAKKAVSEIRDYVAKHMKARPEDVWMDQQVNEVLWSRGIQKPPSRLRIKAVKFEDGLVEVSLPE; encoded by the coding sequence ATGGTAGAAGAGGAGAAAATAATGAACGTACCACTCAAGGTCACGAAAGCCTCACCCCGATCCAAGAAGGCAAAAAAGGCTGTCTCAGAAATCCGAGATTACGTAGCAAAACACATGAAAGCAAGGCCTGAAGACGTTTGGATGGACCAGCAGGTGAATGAAGTTCTCTGGTCCAGAGGTATTCAGAAGCCGCCGTCGAGGCTTAGAATTAAAGCGGTGAAATTCGAAGACGGGCTGGTTGAGGTATCTTTGCCCGAATGA
- a CDS encoding MBL fold metallo-hydrolase, translating into MKIIWHGHACFEIQAEKIVLLDPHDGKSLGIKAPVSRPDIVLISHDHFDHNAVRVVKGDYAVVKERGEHEIKGIRIRGIEAYHDEVRGSKRGKINLFRFEVGGAKFLHCGDLGHILGRKELEAIGEIDIAFIPVGGVFTLNGSQAKELVDIMKPKVVIPMHYRYGGLSLSIQTIDDFLKKIPQDKIIKVGNEIELTPEELPKETEYWVFSP; encoded by the coding sequence ATGAAGATCATTTGGCATGGCCATGCATGCTTTGAGATTCAAGCGGAAAAGATTGTTTTATTGGATCCCCATGATGGAAAATCATTGGGAATAAAGGCTCCTGTCAGCAGACCTGATATTGTTTTAATTAGCCACGACCATTTTGATCATAACGCTGTGCGGGTTGTAAAAGGAGATTATGCAGTAGTTAAAGAACGCGGCGAGCATGAAATAAAGGGGATAAGGATACGCGGAATCGAAGCGTATCATGACGAGGTGCGTGGTTCGAAACGCGGAAAAATTAACTTATTCCGCTTCGAGGTTGGAGGTGCAAAGTTCCTTCACTGCGGCGATTTAGGACATATTCTAGGTAGGAAAGAACTAGAAGCCATTGGTGAGATAGATATTGCATTCATTCCCGTAGGAGGAGTGTTCACCTTGAATGGTTCTCAAGCCAAAGAATTGGTGGACATAATGAAACCTAAGGTCGTAATACCGATGCATTACAGATATGGTGGACTATCATTGTCCATTCAAACCATCGATGATTTCCTTAAAAAAATACCGCAGGATAAAATTATAAAGGTAGGCAATGAAATCGAATTAACACCTGAAGAGCTTCCTAAAGAAACTGAATATTGGGTGTTTTCACCATAG
- a CDS encoding 50S ribosomal protein L39e, with product MTRNKPPAMKMRLNRKVKQNRRVPSWVILRTNRNVQRHPHRRNWRQSKLKE from the coding sequence ATGACGCGTAATAAACCCCCGGCAATGAAGATGCGGCTAAATCGTAAAGTGAAGCAAAATCGCAGAGTTCCTAGTTGGGTTATTTTAAGAACGAATAGAAATGTCCAACGCCACCCGCATCGCAGGAATTGGCGCCAGAGCAAATTAAAGGAGTGA
- a CDS encoding 30S ribosomal protein S19e has translation MVTVHDVPAEELIAKVASKLRDIEFIKPPEWAEFVKTGRHTEKAPVQKDWWYTRSASILRKVAIKGPIGTSRLAEEYGGFADRGSKPNRAVKGSRNIVRKSIMQLEAAGLVAKNKNKGRILTPKGQKLLDAAAKEVADRLK, from the coding sequence ATGGTTACAGTGCATGACGTCCCTGCAGAGGAGCTAATAGCCAAGGTAGCATCCAAATTAAGGGATATAGAATTCATTAAACCACCAGAGTGGGCAGAATTCGTAAAAACAGGGAGGCATACAGAGAAGGCACCAGTCCAAAAAGATTGGTGGTACACTCGTTCAGCTTCAATACTAAGGAAGGTTGCTATAAAAGGTCCGATAGGCACCTCAAGATTGGCTGAGGAATATGGTGGATTTGCTGATCGGGGCTCGAAACCAAACCGAGCGGTTAAGGGATCTCGGAACATAGTCAGAAAAAGCATTATGCAGCTTGAGGCTGCAGGGCTAGTTGCAAAAAACAAGAATAAGGGTAGAATATTGACCCCCAAAGGACAAAAATTACTTGACGCTGCAGCTAAAGAAGTTGCAGACAGGTTAAAATGA
- a CDS encoding translation initiation factor IF-6, which produces MIRLSHYNGNPYIGVYAAANEFVAFVPKDAPISLMKDIQQALDVETHRVSLAGTNLIGSLLSMNSYGAVVSNMTTSLEMEAISAFLPVFRIEDKVNASGNNILANDFGCVANPDLSKRTIKGIEETLQVPVDQMMIAEHRTVGSVCTATNKGVLCHPSASPDEIALIKDMLKVPVSIGTLNYGAPMVGACMIANSKGAVVGNKSTPIELGRVEDALDII; this is translated from the coding sequence ATGATACGACTCAGCCATTATAACGGAAATCCATATATCGGCGTTTATGCGGCAGCGAATGAGTTTGTAGCATTCGTTCCTAAAGATGCGCCGATTTCTTTAATGAAAGACATTCAACAGGCGCTTGATGTAGAAACTCATCGTGTAAGTCTAGCTGGAACGAATTTAATAGGTTCCTTACTTTCGATGAACTCATACGGTGCCGTCGTTTCCAATATGACAACGAGTCTAGAAATGGAAGCGATTTCGGCTTTTTTACCAGTTTTTCGTATAGAGGATAAGGTTAATGCCTCTGGAAATAACATACTTGCTAATGATTTCGGGTGTGTAGCTAATCCAGACTTATCGAAGAGAACGATTAAAGGAATTGAGGAGACGCTACAGGTCCCGGTCGATCAGATGATGATTGCGGAGCATAGGACTGTAGGCTCTGTTTGTACGGCCACAAATAAAGGAGTACTTTGCCATCCTTCTGCTTCTCCAGATGAAATAGCGTTAATAAAAGACATGCTTAAGGTGCCTGTGTCAATAGGCACTTTGAATTATGGTGCACCAATGGTTGGTGCATGCATGATAGCCAATAGTAAGGGAGCGGTGGTAGGGAATAAATCCACGCCAATCGAATTAGGGCGCGTTGAAGATGCGCTGGATATAATTTAA